The proteins below come from a single Bordetella genomosp. 11 genomic window:
- a CDS encoding DNA polymerase III subunit gamma/tau: MTYLVLARKWRPRSFDTLVGQDHVVRALTHALDTQRLHHAWLFTGTRGVGKTTLSRILAKSLNCETGVTSKPCGVCQACTEIDSGRFVDYLELDAASNRGVDEMTQLLEQAVYAPGAGRFKVYMIDEVHMLTGHAFNAMLKTLEEPPPHVKFILATTDPQKIPVTVLSRCLQFNLKQMPPDSIVGHLRQVLGDEQLAFEVPALRLIAQAASGSMRDALSLTDQAIAYSAGNLTEEAVRGMLGTIDQRHLVRLLDALGAGDAPAVLAVADELATRGLSYGGALADLAGLLSRVAIEQRVAGAISSDDPLAGDIARLARSLHPDAVQLFYSVAVHSRGELALAPDEYAGFVMACLRMLSLSGEAGPQPLPAMPPASSTTGSTASAAAPAPAPAPAPVAAAAPVEPRGAAAPSVSTAPSASTAPATPVAPAEPVAPMAVAAATPSNRSTTPSVSDPIEPAAGMAMNRPASTMPSAGAAALAVTPPAAATAPAPAPTAVIAPWDEAPESTSGQAAGPDAAARSAPRDDDAPPAWVDEVIPDDAEGGYPSSGPDDGGFIASPDDDDFETLAAATGARAPAMRDAAPVRPARAPGARARQRPRVTDMSEATWPELAARLPVTGLAAELARQSEWHGVQGDTVMLRVAVRTLADSASRVRLQTVLCEHFGQSLRLDVLVGATGDATAHAVAQHERAERQRAAEAAVEADPFVRSLLADFGAQVVPGSIRHVDPPAAAPR, encoded by the coding sequence ATGACCTATCTCGTATTGGCCCGTAAGTGGCGGCCTCGCTCGTTCGATACCCTGGTCGGGCAGGATCATGTGGTGCGCGCCCTGACGCACGCGCTGGATACCCAGCGGCTGCATCATGCCTGGCTGTTCACCGGCACCCGTGGGGTCGGCAAGACCACGCTGTCGCGCATCCTGGCGAAGTCCCTCAATTGCGAAACGGGCGTCACGTCCAAGCCGTGCGGCGTGTGCCAGGCATGCACGGAAATCGATTCCGGCCGCTTCGTCGATTACCTCGAGCTGGATGCGGCCTCCAATCGCGGCGTCGATGAAATGACGCAATTGCTGGAGCAGGCGGTATACGCCCCAGGGGCGGGGCGCTTCAAGGTCTACATGATCGACGAAGTGCATATGCTTACCGGCCATGCCTTCAACGCCATGTTGAAGACGCTGGAAGAGCCGCCGCCGCACGTCAAGTTCATCCTCGCGACGACCGACCCTCAGAAGATTCCGGTCACGGTGCTGTCGCGTTGCCTGCAGTTCAACCTGAAGCAGATGCCGCCCGACTCCATCGTCGGCCATTTGCGCCAGGTGCTGGGCGACGAACAACTGGCCTTCGAAGTGCCGGCGTTGCGGCTGATCGCCCAGGCCGCTTCCGGCTCCATGCGCGATGCGTTGTCCCTGACCGACCAGGCCATTGCGTACAGCGCGGGCAACCTCACCGAGGAAGCCGTGCGAGGCATGCTGGGTACCATCGACCAGCGGCACCTGGTACGCCTGCTGGACGCGCTCGGTGCCGGCGATGCGCCGGCCGTGCTGGCCGTGGCGGACGAGCTGGCGACCCGCGGGCTGTCGTATGGCGGTGCCTTGGCGGACCTGGCGGGGCTATTGTCGCGGGTGGCCATCGAGCAGCGCGTGGCGGGCGCCATCTCGTCGGACGATCCGCTGGCGGGCGATATCGCCCGCCTCGCACGCAGCCTGCATCCCGACGCGGTGCAGCTTTTCTATTCGGTCGCCGTGCACAGTCGCGGTGAACTGGCACTTGCACCGGACGAATACGCCGGCTTCGTGATGGCCTGCCTGCGCATGCTATCCCTCAGCGGGGAGGCCGGGCCGCAACCCTTGCCGGCCATGCCGCCGGCGTCGAGCACGACAGGCTCTACGGCATCCGCGGCCGCGCCCGCGCCCGCGCCCGCGCCCGCGCCCGTTGCGGCAGCCGCACCGGTCGAGCCGCGCGGGGCCGCGGCGCCGTCCGTATCGACTGCGCCGTCTGCATCGACTGCGCCGGCCACACCGGTTGCTCCGGCTGAGCCTGTCGCACCGATGGCAGTGGCCGCCGCGACGCCATCGAACCGCTCGACGACGCCCAGCGTATCGGACCCAATCGAGCCCGCGGCCGGAATGGCGATGAACCGACCGGCGTCGACAATGCCTTCGGCCGGCGCGGCCGCCCTGGCGGTGACACCGCCAGCCGCGGCCACCGCCCCCGCGCCCGCGCCGACAGCCGTTATCGCCCCGTGGGACGAGGCGCCGGAATCCACCTCCGGCCAGGCCGCAGGTCCCGATGCGGCGGCCCGCAGCGCGCCGCGCGATGACGATGCGCCGCCCGCATGGGTCGATGAAGTCATTCCCGACGACGCGGAAGGCGGCTATCCGTCCTCCGGCCCCGATGACGGGGGCTTTATCGCAAGCCCCGACGATGACGATTTCGAAACCTTGGCGGCGGCTACGGGTGCCCGTGCGCCCGCCATGCGGGATGCCGCGCCGGTGCGCCCCGCGCGCGCTCCCGGCGCCCGCGCTCGCCAGCGGCCGCGCGTGACGGACATGTCCGAGGCTACCTGGCCGGAATTGGCGGCGCGCCTGCCCGTGACCGGCCTGGCGGCCGAATTGGCCCGGCAGAGCGAGTGGCACGGTGTGCAGGGCGATACCGTTATGCTTCGCGTCGCCGTCCGCACGCTGGCCGACAGCGCCAGCCGCGTGCGCCTGCAGACGGTGCTATGCGAACACTTCGGCCAAAGCTTGCGGCTGGATGTCCTGGTGGGCGCCACCGGCGATGCCACCGCGCACGCGGTGGCGCAACACGAGCGCGCCGAACGGCAGCGCGCCGCCGAGGCCGCGGTCGAGGCCGACCCCTTCGTGCGTTCCCTGCTCGCGGATTTCGGCGCCCAGGTCGTGCCCGGATCCATCCGCCACGTCGATCCACCGGCGGCGGCGCCTCGTTAG
- a CDS encoding ABC transporter permease gives MIKTGSKSLRIWQVSLLVVLLLGWHIASRSPNIAFFFGQPWEVAQRIWAWFVTDGDIYRHLWVTLAETVLAFGIGTVSGLACGLWLGLSPKASAILDPYITAANSMPRVILAPIFGMWFGLGIWSKVALAVTLVFFIVFFNVYQGVREVSTTLLDNARMLGADRRQLLRYVYLPSATSWVFSSLHTSVGLAFVGAVVGEYLGSASGVGYLILQAEGTLDVNTVFAGIVVLTAFALVLDGLVTLVERRLMKWQPRAGETEKV, from the coding sequence ATGATCAAAACCGGTTCCAAATCCCTGCGCATCTGGCAGGTGTCGCTCCTGGTAGTGCTGCTGCTGGGCTGGCATATCGCCTCGCGCAGCCCCAACATCGCGTTTTTCTTCGGCCAGCCCTGGGAAGTCGCCCAGCGGATCTGGGCCTGGTTCGTCACCGACGGGGATATCTACCGGCATCTGTGGGTCACCCTGGCCGAGACCGTACTGGCCTTCGGGATCGGCACGGTGTCCGGCCTGGCCTGCGGCCTGTGGCTGGGGCTGTCGCCCAAGGCCAGCGCCATCCTGGACCCGTACATCACCGCCGCGAATTCCATGCCGCGCGTCATCCTGGCGCCCATCTTCGGCATGTGGTTCGGACTGGGTATCTGGTCCAAGGTGGCGCTGGCGGTCACGCTGGTGTTCTTCATCGTATTCTTCAATGTCTACCAGGGTGTGCGCGAAGTCAGCACGACGCTGCTGGACAATGCCCGCATGCTGGGCGCAGACCGTCGCCAGCTGCTGCGCTACGTCTACCTGCCTTCGGCCACCAGCTGGGTGTTTTCCAGCCTGCACACGTCGGTAGGCCTGGCCTTCGTCGGCGCGGTCGTCGGCGAGTACCTGGGCTCGGCCAGCGGCGTGGGCTACCTTATCCTGCAGGCGGAAGGCACGCTGGACGTGAACACCGTATTCGCCGGCATCGTGGTGCTGACGGCATTCGCCCTGGTGCTGGACGGCCTGGTGACGCTGGTCGAGCGCCGCCTGATGAAGTGGCAGCCGCGCGCCGGCGAAACGGAAAAAGTCTAG
- the recR gene encoding recombination mediator RecR, translating to MDPSLPEPEPLRALIEALRRLPGVGVRSARRMAYHLLQHDPRGADLLGQALASAVHNLRHCARCNNFTEEEICATCSNPKRDPSQLCIVETPADLNMIESSHGYRGLYYVLMGRVAPLEGIGPRELDFERLLTRATDGAVTEVILATNFTAEGETTAHFLGEALRERGLSVTRLARGVPAGSELEYVDAGTIAWALMERKST from the coding sequence ATGGATCCTTCCCTTCCCGAACCCGAACCCCTGCGCGCGTTGATCGAGGCGCTGCGGCGCCTGCCCGGCGTGGGCGTGCGTTCGGCCCGGCGCATGGCGTATCACCTGCTGCAGCACGATCCGCGCGGCGCGGACCTGCTCGGCCAGGCCTTGGCGTCGGCGGTGCACAACCTGCGGCATTGCGCCCGCTGCAACAACTTCACGGAAGAAGAGATCTGCGCCACGTGCAGCAATCCCAAGCGCGATCCCTCCCAGTTGTGCATCGTCGAAACGCCCGCGGACTTGAACATGATCGAGTCCAGCCACGGCTATCGCGGCCTGTACTATGTGCTGATGGGCCGGGTTGCTCCCCTGGAAGGCATCGGGCCGCGTGAACTGGATTTCGAGCGCCTGTTGACGCGCGCGACCGACGGCGCCGTGACGGAGGTCATCCTGGCGACCAATTTCACGGCGGAGGGCGAGACCACCGCGCATTTCCTTGGCGAGGCCCTGCGCGAACGCGGCCTGTCCGTGACGCGCCTGGCCCGGGGAGTGCCCGCCGGCAGCGAGCTCGAGTACGTGGACGCGGGTACGATCGCATGGGCCTTGATGGAGCGCAAATCCACTTGA
- a CDS encoding YbaB/EbfC family nucleoid-associated protein, with product MMKGQLAGLMRQAQQMQENMKKAQEALADILVEGTSGGGLVKVTMSCRNDVKRIVIDPSLVGDDKDMLEDLVAAAFNDALRKAEATAQEKMSSVTAGMPMPPGMKFPF from the coding sequence ATGATGAAAGGACAATTGGCCGGGCTGATGCGTCAGGCCCAGCAGATGCAGGAAAACATGAAGAAGGCGCAGGAAGCGCTGGCCGACATCCTGGTCGAAGGAACGTCCGGCGGCGGCCTGGTCAAGGTGACCATGTCGTGCCGCAACGACGTCAAGCGCATCGTGATCGATCCTTCGCTGGTCGGCGACGATAAGGACATGCTGGAAGACCTGGTCGCGGCCGCCTTCAACGATGCGCTGCGCAAGGCCGAAGCCACCGCCCAGGAAAAAATGTCCTCGGTGACGGCCGGCATGCCCATGCCGCCGGGAATGAAGTTCCCGTTCTGA
- the carA gene encoding glutamine-hydrolyzing carbamoyl-phosphate synthase small subunit → MLPQLFPGLFSERSDGVHRPSPAILALADGTVFRGISIGAPGHTVAEVVFNTSMTGYQEILTDPSYAGQIVTLTYPHIGNTGVNAEDVESRQVFASGLIVRDCPARVSNFRATSSLPEYLNAQGIVAIAGIDTRKLTRILREKGAQGGCILVGTDVDQAVALARAFPGMSGQDLAKTVSIETRGEWDEGTWHLGEGYAHPKTGKYHVVAYDFGVKSNILRLLADRGCHITLVPAQTPAEDALKLNPDGLFLANGPGDPEPCDYAIEATRAFLDRKLPVFGICLGHQIMGLAVGGKTRKMKTGHHGANHPVQDVGSKRVFITSQNHGFEVDAATLPKNARITHISLFDGTLQGFELSDRPAFCFQGHPEASPGPHDILVLFDKFISQMAGQAKTA, encoded by the coding sequence GTGCTGCCGCAACTTTTTCCAGGGCTTTTTTCCGAGAGGTCCGATGGCGTGCATCGGCCTTCTCCTGCAATTCTGGCTCTTGCGGACGGTACCGTGTTCCGAGGCATCTCCATCGGCGCGCCGGGGCATACCGTGGCCGAGGTCGTGTTCAACACGTCCATGACCGGCTACCAGGAAATCCTGACCGACCCCAGCTATGCCGGCCAGATCGTCACGCTGACCTATCCGCATATCGGCAACACCGGCGTCAATGCCGAGGACGTCGAATCGCGCCAAGTGTTCGCTTCGGGGCTGATCGTGCGTGATTGCCCGGCGCGCGTGTCGAATTTCCGCGCCACCAGCTCGTTGCCTGAATACCTCAACGCGCAGGGCATCGTGGCCATTGCAGGCATCGATACCCGCAAGCTGACGCGCATCCTGCGCGAGAAGGGCGCCCAGGGCGGCTGCATCCTGGTCGGCACCGACGTCGACCAGGCCGTGGCGCTGGCCCGCGCTTTCCCCGGCATGTCGGGCCAGGACCTGGCCAAGACGGTGTCCATCGAAACCCGGGGCGAATGGGACGAAGGCACGTGGCACCTTGGGGAGGGCTATGCCCATCCCAAGACCGGCAAGTACCACGTCGTCGCCTACGACTTCGGGGTCAAGAGCAATATCCTGCGCCTGCTGGCCGATCGTGGCTGCCACATCACGCTGGTGCCCGCCCAAACCCCGGCCGAGGACGCGCTCAAGCTGAATCCCGACGGGCTGTTCCTGGCCAATGGCCCTGGCGATCCGGAACCCTGCGACTACGCCATCGAGGCGACGCGCGCCTTCCTGGACCGCAAGCTGCCGGTCTTCGGCATCTGCCTGGGACACCAGATCATGGGCCTGGCCGTGGGCGGCAAGACCCGCAAGATGAAAACCGGCCATCACGGCGCCAATCATCCCGTGCAGGACGTCGGCAGCAAGCGCGTCTTCATCACCAGCCAGAACCACGGCTTCGAGGTCGATGCGGCTACCTTGCCCAAGAATGCCCGGATTACCCATATTTCGTTGTTCGACGGTACGTTGCAGGGCTTCGAACTGAGCGACCGGCCCGCGTTCTGCTTCCAGGGTCACCCCGAAGCCAGCCCGGGGCCGCACGACATCCTCGTGCTGTTCGACAAGTTCATCAGCCAGATGGCCGGCCAAGCCAAGACCGCGTAA
- a CDS encoding ABC transporter ATP-binding protein has product MADAALSLDNITCTFVSREGGARYTAVREASLSIAPGEFVSVVGPTGCGKSTLLNVGAGLLAPSSGQVRVFGEPLSGINRRAGYMFQGEALMPWRNALDNVTAGLQFARISPQEAAERGGEWLRRVGLGGSEQRYPHQMSGGMRKRVMLAQTLIRDPDIILMDEPFSALDIQTRQLMENEVLELWMAKRKAVLFITHDLDEAIAMSDRVVVLSAGPATHPIGEFSIDLPRPRDVAEVRTHPRFVELHAAIWDVLREEVLKGYAQQKRA; this is encoded by the coding sequence ATGGCTGACGCCGCACTGTCGCTGGACAACATCACCTGCACATTCGTTTCCCGCGAGGGCGGCGCGCGCTACACCGCCGTCCGGGAAGCGAGCCTGTCCATCGCCCCCGGCGAATTCGTATCGGTGGTGGGGCCGACCGGTTGCGGCAAATCCACGCTGCTCAATGTCGGGGCCGGCCTGCTGGCGCCGTCGTCGGGCCAGGTGCGCGTGTTCGGCGAGCCGCTGTCCGGCATCAATCGCCGGGCGGGCTATATGTTCCAGGGCGAGGCGCTGATGCCCTGGCGCAATGCGCTGGATAACGTGACCGCCGGGCTGCAGTTCGCCCGCATATCGCCGCAGGAAGCCGCCGAACGCGGCGGCGAGTGGCTGCGCCGCGTGGGCCTGGGCGGTTCGGAGCAGCGCTACCCGCACCAGATGTCGGGCGGCATGCGCAAGCGCGTGATGCTGGCCCAGACGCTGATCCGCGATCCCGACATCATTCTGATGGACGAGCCGTTTTCGGCCCTGGATATCCAGACGCGGCAGTTGATGGAAAACGAGGTCCTGGAACTCTGGATGGCCAAGCGCAAGGCCGTGCTTTTCATTACGCACGACCTGGACGAGGCGATCGCGATGAGCGACCGGGTGGTGGTGTTGTCGGCGGGGCCCGCCACGCATCCCATCGGCGAATTCTCCATCGACCTGCCGCGTCCGCGCGACGTGGCGGAAGTCCGCACGCATCCACGCTTCGTCGAACTGCACGCCGCCATCTGGGATGTGCTGCGCGAGGAAGTGCTCAAGGGCTACGCCCAGCAGAAACGGGCCTGA
- a CDS encoding ABC transporter substrate-binding protein: MSVTRREWLKLAGAAGALGLAPAIVRAQKLEKKAVAIAVGGKPLTYYLPLTIAEVRGYFKDEGLDVTIADFAGGAKALQAVVGGSADIVSGAFEHALNLQSKGQFYRDFVLQGRAPMIGFGVSTKTMANYKSPADLKGKKIGVTAPGSSTNMVVNFFLAKHGLKASDVSIIGVGAGAGAITALKTGQIDAISNTDPVVTSLEHSGDLKVIVDTRTLKDTREIFGGNMPAGCLYCAQSYIDANPNTVQALANAIVRADKWIHAQKNNLDAIANAVPKSYLLGEPEVYKASLRASMDGFSPDGMFPEDGAATAVKALAAFVPDFDPKKVDPSKMWTNEFAKRANEKYPNG, translated from the coding sequence ATGTCCGTGACTCGACGTGAATGGCTCAAGCTTGCCGGCGCGGCTGGCGCCTTGGGCCTGGCCCCCGCCATCGTGCGGGCGCAGAAGCTGGAAAAGAAAGCGGTCGCAATCGCCGTCGGCGGCAAGCCGCTGACCTACTACCTGCCCCTTACCATCGCCGAAGTCCGCGGCTATTTCAAGGATGAAGGCCTGGATGTCACCATCGCCGACTTCGCCGGCGGCGCCAAGGCGCTGCAGGCCGTCGTGGGTGGCAGCGCGGATATTGTCTCGGGCGCATTCGAGCACGCCCTGAACCTGCAGTCCAAAGGGCAGTTCTACCGCGATTTCGTCTTGCAGGGCCGTGCGCCGATGATCGGCTTCGGCGTGTCGACCAAGACCATGGCGAACTACAAGTCGCCGGCGGACCTCAAAGGCAAGAAGATCGGCGTAACCGCGCCCGGCTCGTCGACCAACATGGTGGTCAACTTCTTCCTGGCCAAGCATGGCCTGAAGGCCTCCGATGTCTCCATCATCGGCGTGGGCGCCGGCGCCGGTGCCATCACCGCGCTGAAGACGGGCCAGATCGATGCCATTTCGAATACCGACCCCGTGGTCACTTCCCTGGAGCACTCGGGCGACCTGAAGGTCATCGTCGATACCCGCACGCTCAAGGATACGCGCGAAATCTTCGGCGGCAATATGCCGGCCGGCTGCCTGTACTGCGCGCAAAGCTACATCGATGCCAATCCGAATACCGTGCAGGCGCTGGCCAATGCCATCGTGCGTGCCGACAAGTGGATCCACGCGCAGAAGAACAATCTGGACGCCATCGCGAACGCGGTGCCCAAGAGCTACCTGCTTGGCGAGCCGGAGGTCTACAAGGCCTCGCTGCGCGCCAGCATGGATGGCTTTTCGCCGGATGGCATGTTCCCCGAGGACGGCGCGGCCACGGCCGTCAAGGCGCTGGCGGCCTTCGTGCCCGATTTCGATCCCAAGAAGGTCGACCCGTCCAAGATGTGGACCAACGAGTTCGCCAAGCGCGCTAACGAGAAGTATCCGAATGGCTGA
- a CDS encoding CaiB/BaiF CoA transferase family protein, with translation MSALAGLKVLELGTLIAGPFAARLFGEFGADVIKIETPDGPDGKGGGDPIRTWRHLHEGNSLWWTVQARNKRSVALNMKDLAAREIALKLALDADVIIENYRPGVLEKWGLGYEQLRALNPATIMVRLSGYGQTGPLRDRPGFGAIGESMGGLRYVSGHPDRPPVRVGISIGDSIAALHGVIGAMMALRHRDATGGRWNGSAGGQGQMVDVALYEAVFNMMESLVPEYDVAGVVRERTGGALPGIVPSNTYTTRDGQNIVIAGNGDAIFHRLMLAIGREDLAHDPALARNDGRARRVGDIDGAIQAWCDTRTIDEALDVLQQADVPVGKIYSVADMFRDPQFLARGMIEQHSFPDGTPVKLPAVTPKLSETPGATRWLGPRLGEHTEEVLKSLGYDAAAIAALTASGAIGT, from the coding sequence ATGTCGGCCTTGGCCGGATTGAAAGTCCTTGAACTGGGTACCCTGATAGCGGGGCCCTTCGCCGCGCGCCTGTTCGGCGAATTCGGCGCCGATGTCATCAAAATCGAAACCCCCGATGGCCCGGACGGCAAGGGCGGCGGCGACCCGATCCGTACCTGGCGTCACCTGCACGAGGGCAACTCGCTGTGGTGGACGGTACAGGCGCGCAACAAGCGTTCCGTCGCGCTGAACATGAAGGACCTCGCGGCCCGCGAGATCGCCTTGAAGCTGGCGCTGGACGCGGACGTGATCATCGAAAACTACCGCCCCGGCGTCCTCGAAAAATGGGGCCTCGGCTATGAGCAGTTGCGGGCGCTGAATCCGGCCACCATCATGGTCCGCCTGTCGGGCTATGGCCAGACCGGGCCGTTGCGGGATCGTCCCGGCTTCGGGGCGATCGGGGAATCCATGGGCGGCCTGCGCTATGTGTCCGGGCATCCGGATCGCCCGCCGGTGCGCGTGGGCATATCGATCGGCGACTCGATCGCCGCCTTGCACGGTGTCATCGGTGCCATGATGGCCCTGCGCCATCGCGACGCGACGGGCGGACGCTGGAACGGCAGCGCCGGCGGCCAGGGCCAGATGGTGGATGTGGCCCTTTACGAGGCCGTTTTCAACATGATGGAGAGCCTGGTGCCGGAGTACGACGTCGCCGGCGTGGTGCGGGAACGCACGGGCGGCGCCTTGCCCGGTATCGTGCCGTCCAATACGTACACCACGCGCGATGGGCAGAATATCGTGATCGCCGGCAACGGCGATGCCATCTTCCATCGCCTGATGCTCGCCATCGGCCGCGAGGATCTGGCTCACGATCCCGCGCTGGCGCGCAATGACGGCCGGGCACGGCGGGTGGGCGACATCGATGGCGCCATCCAGGCATGGTGCGATACGCGCACCATCGACGAGGCGCTGGACGTGCTGCAACAGGCGGATGTGCCGGTCGGCAAGATCTACAGCGTGGCCGATATGTTCCGCGACCCGCAGTTCCTGGCACGCGGCATGATCGAACAGCACAGTTTTCCGGACGGCACGCCGGTCAAGCTGCCGGCCGTCACCCCCAAGCTGTCGGAAACGCCCGGCGCCACACGGTGGCTGGGCCCGCGCTTAGGGGAACATACCGAGGAAGTACTGAAATCGCTGGGGTATGATGCTGCGGCTATCGCCGCCCTGACTGCCTCGGGCGCCATCGGCACATAG